The genomic interval TAAAACAACCGACAGCATATATTATGCAGCTCTCATCCTTCGCCCAGATTATGTCCATCCCTATTTCGTCCCCCTCTTTGAAGAAAGAAAACTAACTCAATTACTAGATTGTAAAGGTCTTGATATTAACGAATGCTTATCTAGAACTTTTCCAAATTCGAAAACTTCTTCACTTTACAATCTTATAATCCAACCGTTGGAACCTTATTTAATTGGAGTAAAAACTTTAATATTCTCCCCTGCAGGACTATTGTATAAGATTAATTTAGGAGCTTTTGGTTTTAATGGCGATAGTATTTTATCCCAAAAATATAAGCTAGTACAACTTGGTAGTACCCGTCAATTGATCGGTCGGGACTCCATCTATGCGGATAGTACTCAATCAACTGCATACCTATTCGGTGGAATTCAGTATGAAATGGACAGCACCGCAATCTCTAATGCAAATGCTAAGCTGGATACAGTTGTCGCTTTTGCTACCAGGGGATCGTCAGAATTGCAATTTAGATTCGCTGATTCAACATTGCAGTTTAAAGGATTCAATTATCTCCAGGGGACTGCAGAAGAAATAAATAACATTCAAGCGCTCATCCGAAAACAAGGCTTAAGTGTAAACACTTTTTCTGGATTCGAAGCAACTGAAGAAGCTTTCAAACTTATCGGATTAAATTCTAAACCGCCAAGAATTTTGCATCTGGCTACACACGGTTTTTTCTTTCCTGATCAAATAAATAAAAATGACGGGCGCCTCGCAGAAAATGATCAACCTGTTTTCAAAATGAGTGATCATCCAATGATTCGTTCTGGATTGATTATGGCTGGAGGTAATCAAGCCTGGAAATCAGTGATCCCAAATAATTCAAGGATGGAAGATGGCATACTCACAGCCTATGAAATAAGCCAGAGCAATTTACGTGGGACAGAACTTGTTGTTTTATCTGCCTGCGAAACCGGGCTTGGTGAGATAGAGTCAAACGAAGGAGTATATGGACTGCAGCGTGCTTTCAAAATAGCCGGGGTGAGATACCTCATGATGTCACTATGGTCAGTACCCGACCAAGCTACCCAAGAATTTATGACCTTATTTTATCAAAAATGGCTTTCCGAAAAACTACTTCTGCCAGATGCTTTTAGAAACACTCAATTGGATATGAGAATAAAATATCCCTCCAAGCCATTAAACTGGGCGGGATGGGTGCTAGTGGAATAGTTGAATTTAGTCTTCATCATCACTACAATTAATTTAGGGACCACCATCTGATGATTATTCCTAAGGTCTAGTCATTTACACTTTGGTTAATTTCTTTCTAAGTGTCTTTTCCCGGGGAAACTCAGGATGCTTTTTTATTTTAATAAAAGCAGGTTTACCTTTTTTACTTATCTCCGATAATTAAGTATCAGGTATAGAAAATTCTCATTCTAATCTTTTAAAAATTAAATGAAATTATTCAAACTGAAATTTTTTTCTTAACCATTAAAATTTTAAAACATGAAAAACTTAATCCTTTACACAATTCTTTTCACAAGTTGTCTGATAACACCTGAATTGAAATCACAAAGCAATGTGGGTATCGCAGTTGGTTATACGAGTATGCATTGGAATATACCTCATACTGGCGCGTATCAAGAACTCGGTAACTGGACATCAACAGGCGGCTGGGCTATTTCAATTCCCTTTGAGCATGCTTTATCAAAAACACTAGCTTTTCAAACTGAATTTACATGGATCCAAAAAGGAGCTGAAGTAAATTCAACTGAATACATATCTAGAACTCTTGTAAATAGCAATGTCTCCATAACTATAAATTATATTGAAATACCGATGTTGCTAAAAGCATCTATTCCATTGCATAAAATGGATTTACAATTCCTAGGAGGAGGGTATGCCGCAATAGGTATTAGTGCCAAAATGAAAGCAACTGCGGCAGCAGGAACGCAGACTGCGAGCGCTACTCAGGATTTGGATTTCGAGGAGAACATGATGAATCGATTTGATGCCGGTTTGCTTATAGGCACAGGAATTCAATTCTCGAATAAATTCTTTATTCAAGCGAAATACAATTTAGGCTTATCAAATATTGATCACAGTGGTGACCCGAATTCTGCGATCTATAACAGAGGTCTTGTTTTTTCAATGGGTACATTCTTTTAGAAAAATTATCATATGAATATTAACCTTAAGAAGTCGAATACATCAAAATCTTTCAAACATTAAAAAATTATTTTCTAATCCATTCAAAATTAAAAAAAATGAAAAACTTATTTCTTACGCTCAGTATTCTATTTTCAATCCATACATTGGATTCCTTAGTAGCACAAACGCAGTTGCTCAAACCTATTGAAATTAAAAAGAACAAATTTTACCAAGAAGGAATCCGTTTGAAACCCGGCAAACCTCTCGAATTTGCTTTAATGAAAGCAAATAACAAAGAGATCAATGACTTATTCAGGAAAGGAAAAAATACCCAAACATTAGGAACTATTATTGAAAGTCTTGGCCTTTTAGTAATGGGCGTTGGGCTTTTATCTGGAGGTGATTCTGTTGGAAGTTATGCATTGGGAGGTTCAGCTATCCTGCTAACAGGCGTGGTTGTTTCTTTACCTGGGTTCTCGAAGAAAAAGAAAGCTGTGGTGAAATACAATGAAGTCATTGCTAAAATGTAATAATGGATTTTAGAAGCTTTAAATCAAATGATTGTATAGCTTGCATCTGGACTGAAGACTACTCATGTAAGCTATCCTTCAATTTCAATTTATATTGAGTATTGACAAATAATTTTCAATCCTCAGCCAATTTGATTACATTTGATTTTAAAGGAATTACCAAAAACCTTTTGATTATTTTCAAGATATTTGCCTTATTAGTTATTTTGAAAAATTTAATTAAAACATTGCTATTCTCTACTTTAAACCTTTAAAAAATGAAAAATAAACTTTACCTAATTCTGTTATACTCTTTTTTTCTTATTGGACCTGCTATTACACAATCAATCCCGATCAATTATTCTGATTGCTTGACTGGAAAAATCACTTCCCCTTCTCAAATAATAGTATATACTTTACCGAATGTGGAGATAGGAGATAGTATAATTGTTAGAGTTTCCAGCCTGCAAATTTCATCTATATCTCCATGTGTCAAAATGTATTTTCCAGGAAATATCATCCCAGACACGAGAGGATGTGCTACTAATTCACAAAACAAAGAAATTGTATATTTTGCAACTTCTAAAGGGACATATACAATCACTGTAGAGGATAATGTTCATTTCTTTACTGGAGAATTTAAAATTTATGTTGAAAGAACTAGTATGCCTGTTGGTGCAATTAATATAAAATGTGGAATTCCCGTAGTCTCAAAATTTGACTGCCATCCAGAAATGCTAGTTTGGAATTTTGGCGCCATGCCAAATTCACTAATCGCTATTAATGCCACAGGTTCTCCTGTTTCGGCGTGCATTATAGTAAGAGACCATCTAGGTAAAATTGTAGCTTCGGATGTAGGAATTCACACGAATGCTACTCTTTCTTTTAATACAACAAGTACATATGAATGCTACTCAGTATTTGTGTTTGACTATAATTCGCATACAACCGGGAATGTAACTTTGACTGTAGCTTCTATTATTGGAGGTTGCACCAGCGTAAACATTGAATCCAATTTGAATAAAAGTTCTTTTTGCACAGGCGAAAATATCACTTTGACAGCAATGATCCCAACTACGATCCCTAATGCCACTTATTCCTGGACTGGACCAAAGAATTTTAAATCCAATAAAAAAACAATAAATATTAATAATGCGATGCCTGGGCAATCTGGTACATATACCGTAATTGTAGATGATCCAACTAATTGTTCGAGCTCAGATAGTGTTTCTATTGTAATAAATAATCGTCCAACAATTATACCAAGTGTTGATCCAGTCAAAGCAATGGTTTGTGCTGGTGATAGTATCAAGCTTAATGTCAATACCAATGCAACAATTCCGATTTATATTTGGAATGGACCTAATGAATATTTAAGTTCCATACAATCTCCGTTAATTTTAGTGCCCGACACATCGAAATCGGGACGATGGGAATATTTGGTTACTGTTACTGATGACTCCACACATTGCTCAAGTACAGATACCATTTCTGTTCAAATAAATACCAAGCCTTCCGCGAATATTACATCCCCGGCAACTGGAGTAATTTGTAAGGGAGAAACGCTACTGTTGAATGTTGAAACAAATACTTCGGCAAATTCATTTTCATGGATCGGGCCAAATTTATTCACATCTATAATTCAAAATCCAAGTATAACTAATGTGGATAATTCAAATCAAGGAAATTATTTTGTAACAGTAACCGATACGAATGGCTGTCATCGAAACGACACAGTTGATGTAAGCATAGAAGAAATAGTCCTTCAGGCAATACCTATAAATGATGGCATTATAGCATCAGCATCAGGAGGTGCCCGTCCATATACCTACACCCTTTTTCCAGGTGGTCAGACAGATACCACTGGTGTTTTTACAAAATTGAATCCCGGTATATACACGATTTCAGTTTCTGATAAGTTTAATTGCAATGACTCTATAACTTTAAATATAGTTGTCGGTACTGTTAATCCTAAAACAGAATGGAGTTTATCGATATCTCCTAATCCTAGTAATGGCTTGTTTCAAATATTGCGCAAAGAAAACAACAAAAAAGAATTGCATTTAACTGTCTTTGATGCATATGGAAAGATGATTACTAGCTTTATTATAAATAACGAATTGAAAACTTTGGATTTGAGCAATCAATCAAATGGAGTTTATATGATTCGTATTTCAGACGGCGACAAAGTTGGAGCAATGAAAGTTTCAATTGTGAAATGAATTTTAGAAATTAACCAGATCATTCATCAAATGCACAACCTTATCTATATCTAATAAATATTAATAAAATGAAAATTTCAATCTTTATCTTTTTTCTTTTGATAATTACTGGATGCAGTAAAGACAATGACTCAAATTCAAACTGCGAAACAGTATTCAACCCCAATGGCCCGGCCTTTATTAAAGTAATTAATAATCG from Saprospiraceae bacterium carries:
- a CDS encoding PorT family protein, which codes for MKNLILYTILFTSCLITPELKSQSNVGIAVGYTSMHWNIPHTGAYQELGNWTSTGGWAISIPFEHALSKTLAFQTEFTWIQKGAEVNSTEYISRTLVNSNVSITINYIEIPMLLKASIPLHKMDLQFLGGGYAAIGISAKMKATAAAGTQTASATQDLDFEENMMNRFDAGLLIGTGIQFSNKFFIQAKYNLGLSNIDHSGDPNSAIYNRGLVFSMGTFF
- a CDS encoding T9SS type A sorting domain-containing protein, with translation MKNKLYLILLYSFFLIGPAITQSIPINYSDCLTGKITSPSQIIVYTLPNVEIGDSIIVRVSSLQISSISPCVKMYFPGNIIPDTRGCATNSQNKEIVYFATSKGTYTITVEDNVHFFTGEFKIYVERTSMPVGAINIKCGIPVVSKFDCHPEMLVWNFGAMPNSLIAINATGSPVSACIIVRDHLGKIVASDVGIHTNATLSFNTTSTYECYSVFVFDYNSHTTGNVTLTVASIIGGCTSVNIESNLNKSSFCTGENITLTAMIPTTIPNATYSWTGPKNFKSNKKTININNAMPGQSGTYTVIVDDPTNCSSSDSVSIVINNRPTIIPSVDPVKAMVCAGDSIKLNVNTNATIPIYIWNGPNEYLSSIQSPLILVPDTSKSGRWEYLVTVTDDSTHCSSTDTISVQINTKPSANITSPATGVICKGETLLLNVETNTSANSFSWIGPNLFTSIIQNPSITNVDNSNQGNYFVTVTDTNGCHRNDTVDVSIEEIVLQAIPINDGIIASASGGARPYTYTLFPGGQTDTTGVFTKLNPGIYTISVSDKFNCNDSITLNIVVGTVNPKTEWSLSISPNPSNGLFQILRKENNKKELHLTVFDAYGKMITSFIINNELKTLDLSNQSNGVYMIRISDGDKVGAMKVSIVK